The genomic DNA TCGCCCAGCGCGAGTCGAACGGGCCGCCCCACATGTCGAGGCCGGCGTTGTAGCCGCTCGAGTCGAGGGAGGCGATGCCGACGGCGATCGGGATGCCGGGGGCCGAGATGTTGTTCAGGCCGGAGAGCGAGGCGGCGCGCTTGTAGTAGCCGTTCGACTCCAGGGTGTTGATGATCGCGGCGCTGCCGGACATCGACAGGCCGACCAGCGAGACGTTGTCGCTGAAGCCGAGGCTGCGGATGTACTGCGGAAGGCTGTTCTTCAGGAACGAGGCCCAGGTGTAGCGGTACGGCTGGCGGTTCGTCGAGGACGGGGCCTGCCAGTCGGTGTACCAGCTCGAGGTGCCGCCGACGGGCGTCACGACGTTGATGCCCTTCTGCGAGAGGAAGGCGACGTTCGAGTCACGCTCCCAGCCCGAGACGTCCCACGTGGCGCGCAGGCCGTCGAGCAGCACGACGGTCGGAGCCTTCTTGGGGTCGGTGGTGGTCGAGGCCCAGCTGCGGACCTTGACGTTCGGCATGCCCGCACCGTTGACGAAGGCCTGCTTGAAGCCCTTCGGCGGGTTCTTGGCGCTGCCGGGGCCCCAGGCGTTCGCGGCGCCCGTGCCGGCGATCGTCAGGGCCGGAATGGCAGCCACGGTGACCGCGGCGGCGGTGGCCTTCTTGGCCCAGCCGTTGCGCATACGCATACGAGACTCTCTTCCTCAGTGTTTCCGCCCGGTGGGCGCGTGCAAACCGCCTGCGCGGCGCCGGCGTGCCGGCCCCGTCGGTACCACAGGAGGACCCCGTGACAGAGCAACGCGAGCGATTCAGTGCTCGTCAGGCACTGTATGCGACATCTCAGTTCCTGACAAACTCTTAGTCGGAGTAGCCCGTCACCGTGTTACGACTACGGGTGAAGATCGATGCGCTCAGGCAGGTCAGCGCTGTACATGAGGTGTTTTTAGGTCCCGATCACGCCGGTTTCGAGTCGCTCACGCTCTCAGCTTCCGCCCAGACTCACACCGGCCGCGAGGGTGTCGGCGCACCGTCGGAGGACGTACCGTCGTGGCGTGTCGTTCACGCTGCCCGACCTCTCCGACTCCCCCGCCGAGCGCTACGCCGAGCTCGCCGTCTACGCCCGCGCGCTCGTCGACGGCGAGCCCGACCGGGTCGCCAACGCGGCGAACCTCTCGGCCCTCGTGAAGGCGACGGTGCCCGACCTCAACTGGGTGGGCTTCTACTTCTACGACGGTGTCGAACTCGTCGTCGGTCCGTTCCAGGGACTCCCGGCGTGCATCCGCATCCCCCTCGATCGCGGCGTCTGCGGCGCGGCCGCGCGGACGCGCACCACGCAGCGGGTCGACGACGTGCACGCCGTGGCCGATCACATCGCCTGCGACGGCGCGACCAACGCCGAGCTCGTCGTGCCGCTCGTGCGCGACGGCGAACTGATCGGCGTCTTCGACCTCGACAGCGAGCGGACCGCCCGGTTCACGGACGACGACCAGCGCGGGCTGGAGGCCATCGCCGCGGTCTTCGTCGAGTCCCTGCGCTGAGCCCGCCGACCGCGCCGCCGGCGCCCACGCAGGCTTCGGCGCGCGGCCTCACCGGCGGTCGGGCACCGGTCAGGCGTCGGCGAGGGGACTGAACTGGATCCCGGCGATCCGCCACGCGCCGGCCCGCTCGACCCAGGTCTGCGAGATGCGCGTGGCGATCCGGACGTCGTGCCCCGACGAGTCCGCATGGTTGCGCTGCACGCTGCGGACGATGGCCGCGGCGGGGTACGTCTGCACGTCCATCTCGGAGACGTCCAGTTCGTGGTAGCGGAAATGGTCGTGCCGCGCGATCCACTGCGTCTTGTCGAGCACGAAGCCCTTCGGGCCGATCGACAGGAAGTCGGCGTCGATCAGCTCGTCCAGCACCTCCCGGTCGTCGTGCAGCTCGGCCTCGTCGAAGCGCCGCTGCGCGTCGGCGACCGCGTCCCGGTCGTTCATCGGATCCTCCTTCGATGGATGGTGGTGTGCCGCTATCCATGTTAGAGTGACTCTAACTTTAGAGCAACAGTAATTTTGGAGGGGATGTGACCGAGGGGATCGGCCTGCGCGAGCAGAAGAAGATCGACACGCGGCGACGACTGCAGGAGGTCGCGCTGGAGCTGTTCGCCGCGCGCGGATTCGACCACGTCACCGTCACCGACGTCGCGCGCGCAGCCCACGTCTCGCCGGCCACCGTGTTCAACTACTTCCCCACCAAGGAGGACCTGGTCCTCCAGGGGATGGCGGAGTACGGCGAGCGCCTCGTCGGCGCGTTGCGGGACCGTGCTCCGGGAACCTCCGTGCTCGAGGCCTTCCGCGCACACCTCCGCGAGCCGCGCGGCGTGCTCGCCGTCGACGATCCGCGCGCCGTCGAGGGCCTGGTGCGCGTCCGCGCGATCATCGCGGCGAGCCCGGCGTTGCGGGCCCGCGAGCTGCTCCTCGCCGACGCCGCGGCGGCGGACCTCGCCGCACTCCTCGCGGAGG from Tsukamurella paurometabola includes the following:
- a CDS encoding nuclear transport factor 2 family protein; its protein translation is MNDRDAVADAQRRFDEAELHDDREVLDELIDADFLSIGPKGFVLDKTQWIARHDHFRYHELDVSEMDVQTYPAAAIVRSVQRNHADSSGHDVRIATRISQTWVERAGAWRIAGIQFSPLADA
- a CDS encoding alpha/beta hydrolase; translated protein: MRMRNGWAKKATAAAVTVAAIPALTIAGTGAANAWGPGSAKNPPKGFKQAFVNGAGMPNVKVRSWASTTTDPKKAPTVVLLDGLRATWDVSGWERDSNVAFLSQKGINVVTPVGGTSSWYTDWQAPSSTNRQPYRYTWASFLKNSLPQYIRSLGFSDNVSLVGLSMSGSAAIINTLESNGYYKRAASLSGLNNISAPGIPIAVGIASLDSSGYNAGLDMWGGPFDSRWAKNDPTVQVNRLKNIPLWISAGNGVFGKYTPNPGPADVIQGVPLEWLALSQSRAFQGAAQRAGLKNVHYDFPPAGTHTWGYWQDQVWQMQRTGWFSK
- a CDS encoding GAF domain-containing protein — protein: MSFTLPDLSDSPAERYAELAVYARALVDGEPDRVANAANLSALVKATVPDLNWVGFYFYDGVELVVGPFQGLPACIRIPLDRGVCGAAARTRTTQRVDDVHAVADHIACDGATNAELVVPLVRDGELIGVFDLDSERTARFTDDDQRGLEAIAAVFVESLR
- a CDS encoding TetR/AcrR family transcriptional regulator; its protein translation is MTEGIGLREQKKIDTRRRLQEVALELFAARGFDHVTVTDVARAAHVSPATVFNYFPTKEDLVLQGMAEYGERLVGALRDRAPGTSVLEAFRAHLREPRGVLAVDDPRAVEGLVRVRAIIAASPALRARELLLADAAAADLAALLAEEQGDGIRTRALATAAIGITQAMTLEVHRLAESGLLGTEIAATVLPEGTAAVDVLIRGLARTSAAPGGTAPT